A stretch of the Streptosporangium sp. NBC_01755 genome encodes the following:
- a CDS encoding sigma-70 family RNA polymerase sigma factor, producing the protein MPNVTEGCVADAKNGVRLATRSEGVVHRDDLKDLTSLAVQGDRAAIESLIAQLRPMVVRYCRGRLGRVSGQYHIADDVAQEVCIAVLSALPRYRDMGRPFASFVFGIASHKVADALRSSVRSAVPTQDLPDGPDEGPGPEETVVRYIEAEHARRLLSRLPDNQRELLMLRVVSGLSAEETGNVLGMSPGAVRVAQHRALARLRAMAELESIA; encoded by the coding sequence ATGCCTAACGTGACCGAGGGATGCGTCGCCGACGCCAAAAATGGGGTGAGGCTTGCGACGAGGTCCGAAGGGGTTGTCCATAGGGATGATCTCAAGGATCTGACGAGCCTCGCCGTTCAGGGGGATCGCGCCGCGATCGAATCTCTGATCGCGCAACTGCGGCCGATGGTCGTCCGTTATTGCCGTGGTCGTCTGGGCCGGGTTTCCGGTCAGTATCACATCGCGGACGACGTGGCCCAGGAAGTATGTATCGCGGTGCTGTCCGCACTGCCCCGCTACCGTGACATGGGGCGCCCGTTCGCGTCCTTCGTCTTCGGCATCGCGTCGCACAAGGTGGCCGACGCGCTGCGCAGCTCCGTGCGGTCCGCCGTGCCCACCCAGGATCTTCCCGACGGGCCCGACGAGGGACCGGGGCCCGAGGAGACCGTGGTGCGCTACATCGAGGCCGAACACGCCCGCCGGCTGCTGTCGCGGCTGCCGGACAACCAGCGCGAACTGCTCATGCTCCGAGTGGTGTCGGGCCTTTCCGCGGAGGAGACGGGTAATGTACTTGGCATGTCACCAGGTGCGGTCCGGGTCGCCCAGCACAGGGCACTGGCCCGGCTACGAGCGATGGCGGAGCTGGAGTCGATAGCTTGA